A part of Rhodopirellula bahusiensis genomic DNA contains:
- the trpE gene encoding anthranilate synthase component I: MEADSFTPWNSIAGQPGFQARRRTSHYRNVPTRRNFMLGNLMHQPPLSSFESLARRFDFVPVYRRLLSDTLTPVTAFMHLDDGGPAFLIESVIGGEKVGRFSFLGSRPLARFTAKGNSVRQTNMSTGEVTETQCDDPLDAFRQRFQDRTATLDGLPPFIGGAIGYAGYDVVRYVEDLPDTTEDDRDLPDLNFAFYHTLCVFDHVDKTITVVSLADCRGIDEDTDSATISAARQSAAEEVDQTIKRLMTSPPDLRVDEIIEEDQRQPLQVESNFTRESFCDAVRHCVEYIRAGDIFQVVPSQRLTVKSDVDPFAVYRSLRVVNPSPFMFFVRNPECVLVGCSPEIMCRVKDREVTVRPLAGTRPRGATEKEDKALEKDLLADPKERAEHVMLVDLGRNDIGRIAEFGTVDLTEIMVIERYSHVMHISSEVRGKLREGLDAFDALKSCLPAGTVSGAPKVRAMQVIDEIEPHRRGPYGGAVGYIDYRGNMDTCLALRTIVHHNGAYHVQAGCGVVADSNPDSEYEETLNKARALIAAIEWTIARESRNA; this comes from the coding sequence GTGGAGGCGGACTCGTTCACGCCTTGGAATTCTATCGCTGGCCAACCCGGTTTCCAAGCCCGCCGTCGCACTTCACACTATCGAAACGTCCCCACGCGCCGAAACTTCATGCTCGGAAACCTCATGCACCAACCGCCGCTTTCGTCGTTCGAATCGCTGGCCCGTCGGTTCGACTTCGTCCCCGTCTACCGACGCCTGCTGTCTGATACGCTGACCCCCGTCACCGCGTTCATGCACCTGGACGATGGCGGCCCCGCCTTTCTGATCGAAAGCGTGATCGGCGGCGAAAAAGTCGGCCGATTCAGTTTTTTGGGCTCGCGACCTTTGGCTCGATTCACGGCCAAAGGCAACTCGGTTCGCCAAACGAACATGTCCACCGGCGAAGTCACCGAGACCCAGTGTGACGATCCCCTGGACGCATTCCGCCAACGTTTCCAAGACCGAACGGCGACCCTGGACGGGCTGCCTCCGTTCATCGGCGGAGCCATCGGGTACGCGGGTTACGACGTCGTCCGTTATGTCGAGGACTTGCCGGACACCACCGAAGATGACCGCGACCTCCCCGACCTGAACTTCGCCTTTTACCACACCCTGTGCGTCTTTGATCACGTCGACAAAACCATCACGGTGGTCTCGCTGGCCGATTGCCGCGGCATCGACGAGGACACTGACTCGGCGACAATTTCCGCCGCTCGGCAATCCGCCGCTGAGGAAGTCGACCAAACGATCAAGCGTCTGATGACCAGCCCACCGGATCTCCGCGTGGACGAAATCATCGAAGAGGACCAACGCCAACCGCTGCAGGTCGAATCGAACTTCACCCGAGAGTCGTTCTGTGACGCGGTCCGCCACTGCGTCGAGTACATTCGCGCCGGCGATATCTTCCAGGTCGTCCCCAGCCAACGACTGACAGTCAAAAGCGACGTCGATCCTTTCGCGGTTTACCGTTCGCTGCGTGTCGTCAATCCGTCGCCGTTCATGTTCTTCGTCCGCAACCCAGAATGCGTCTTGGTCGGTTGCTCGCCCGAGATCATGTGCCGGGTCAAAGACCGTGAGGTCACGGTGCGTCCGCTGGCCGGAACACGCCCCCGCGGCGCGACCGAAAAAGAAGACAAGGCTCTCGAAAAAGACTTGTTGGCCGATCCCAAGGAACGCGCCGAACACGTGATGCTGGTCGACCTGGGCCGCAACGACATCGGCCGGATCGCCGAATTCGGCACCGTGGACTTGACCGAGATCATGGTCATCGAGCGCTACAGCCACGTGATGCACATCAGCAGCGAAGTGCGAGGCAAACTGCGGGAAGGCCTGGACGCGTTTGACGCTTTGAAATCATGTTTGCCCGCGGGAACCGTTTCAGGTGCTCCCAAAGTCCGTGCGATGCAGGTCATCGACGAAATCGAACCGCATCGTCGCGGCCCGTATGGCGGCGCAGTCGGGTACATCGACTACCGAGGCAACATGGACACATGCTTGGCGCTCCGCACGATCGTGCATCACAACGGGGCGTATCATGTGCAAGCCGGTTGCGGAGTCGTCGCCGACAGCAACCCCGACTCGGAATACGAAGAAACCCTCAACAAGGCCCGCGCCCTGATCGCCGCCATCGAGTGGACCATCGCCCGAGAATCCCGCAATGCCTGA